The Candidatus Goldiibacteriota bacterium genome has a window encoding:
- a CDS encoding thrombospondin type 3 repeat-containing protein yields MVLIGCNNSSETPSSPAQATATPTTAVPVDSDGDGILDTADNCPAVPNADQSDNDGDGKGNACDNCPTVANSSQADSDGDSKGDACDNCPGAANDSQEDSDSDGIGDICDNCTFTANPAQADADIDEVGDACDNCPVDSNTDQLDADSDGVGNACDNCAATANSSQDDADLDMKGDACDNCPNVSNADQEDADSDGVGDFCDNCPNTPNPDQADSDMDGTGDACDVD; encoded by the coding sequence ATGGTATTAATCGGCTGTAACAATTCATCGGAAACTCCTTCTTCGCCCGCTCAGGCAACCGCGACACCCACAACGGCTGTGCCTGTTGATTCTGACGGCGACGGCATTCTTGACACCGCGGATAATTGCCCTGCTGTTCCTAATGCGGACCAGTCTGATAATGACGGCGACGGCAAAGGCAACGCATGCGATAACTGTCCGACAGTTGCAAACAGCAGCCAGGCAGACTCTGACGGCGATTCCAAAGGCGACGCGTGCGATAACTGCCCCGGCGCGGCAAATGACAGCCAGGAAGATTCTGATTCTGACGGAATAGGAGATATCTGTGATAACTGCACATTTACTGCCAATCCCGCTCAGGCGGACGCTGATATAGATGAGGTTGGCGACGCGTGCGATAATTGTCCGGTTGATTCAAATACGGATCAGCTGGACGCTGATTCTGACGGAGTTGGAAACGCCTGTGACAACTGTGCCGCAACGGCAAACAGTTCTCAGGATGATGCCGATCTTGACATGAAAGGCGACGCGTGCGATAACTGCCCGAATGTTTCAAATGCGGATCAGGAAGACGCTGATTCTGACGGTGTGGGTGATTTTTGCGACAATTGCCCGAATACCCCAAACCCTGACCAGGCGGATTCGGATATGGACGGAACAGGCGACGCGTGTGACGTGGATTAA